A single window of Vigna unguiculata cultivar IT97K-499-35 chromosome 1, ASM411807v1, whole genome shotgun sequence DNA harbors:
- the LOC114180991 gene encoding transcription factor MYB2-like, whose protein sequence is MDVNKKKSRSAEEVKNSEDTRKGPWSVEEDALLQNYVATHGDGRWNSVARCAGLKRSGKSCRLRWLNYLRPDVRRGNITLQEQITILDLHSRWGNRWSKIARHLPGRTDNEIKNYWRTRVLKQARNLKCDVDSEQFKDALRYVWMPRLIERIQPSSETHDPLHVSPSELYPNPTPPLHHQNGFHGSCSGSNALESSSAKSEDLGHNVSVPGLCENLNDRDMARGNMTLPFGGGDSMESLWDDENLWLMQQLCDDLEIKDNFLA, encoded by the exons ATGGATGTTAACAAGAAGAAATCACGGTCCGCAGAAGAGGTGAAGAATAGTGAAGACACTAGAAAAGGTCCATGGAGCGTTGAAGAGGACGCTCTTCTCCAAAATTACGTCGCCACCCACGGCGACGGTCGCTGGAATTCCGTCGCACGCTGTGCAG GCCTCAAGAGATCAGGGAAAAGTTGCAGGCTGAGATGGTTAAACTACTTGCGGCCCGATGTTCGTCGTGGAAATATAACACTCCAGGAACAGATAACCATTCTGGACCTTCACTCTCGGTGGGGCAATAG GTGGTCGAAAATTGCTCGGCATCTTCCCGGTAGAACGGACAACGAAATAAAGAATTATTGGAGGACTCGTGTGCTTAAGCAAGCAAGGAATCTGAAGTGTGACGTCGACAGTGAACAGTTCAAAGATGCCTTACGTTACGTGTGGATGCCCCGTTTGATTGAGCGGATTCAACCGTCATCGGAAACTCACGACCCGCTCCATGTGTCCCCCTCCGAACTTTACCCGAACCCAACCCCTCCGCTCCATCACCAAAACGGGTTCCACGGTTCGTGTTCAGGTTCCAATGCCTTGGAATCATCAAGTGCCAAGTCTGAAGATTTGGGTCATAATGTTTCAGTTCCGGGCTTGTGTGAAAATTTGAATGACCGAGACATGGCACGGGGGAATATGACGCTACCTTTTGGTGGTGGGGACTCAATGGAGAGTTTGTGGGATGATGAGAATCTGTGGCTTATGCAGCAACTTTGTGATGATCTGGAAATTAAAGACAATTTCCTTGCGTGA